In Leptodactylus fuscus isolate aLepFus1 chromosome 2, aLepFus1.hap2, whole genome shotgun sequence, one genomic interval encodes:
- the HTR1D gene encoding 5-hydroxytryptamine receptor 1D yields MNFYNQSFLLNVDVLSDHVLNSSEPKMEWDEVPLLGVQVTVAIFLSLLTLATLLSNIFVIITIYMTRKLHTPANYLIGSLAFTDLLVSILVMPISIVYTVSHSWKFGQIICDIWLLSDITCCTASILHLCVIALDRYWAITDALEYTKHRTAGRAAIMIAVVWVISICISIPPLFWRQAKAQEELTDCSINTDQISYTIYSTCGAFYIPTILLIILYGRIYVAARTRILRPPSIYGKRFTTAQLITGSTGSSFCAVNAANPHSGGTPVCINHIKIKLAGSVLERKRLSVARERKATKTLGIILGAFIVCWLPFFVVSLVLPICRDACWFHPLLFDFFTWLGYFNSLINPVIYTAFNEDFKQAFQKLIRFKKLT; encoded by the coding sequence ATGAAtttttataaccaatcatttctCCTCAATGTTGACGTCCTGTCAGACCACGTATTAAATTCCTCTGAACCTAAGATGGAATGGGATGAAGTCCCATTATTGGGAGTACAAGTTACAGTTGCCATCTTTTTATCATTATTAACTTTAGCTACTCTCCTTTCgaatatttttgtaattattactatatacatgacCCGCAAACTCCATACTCCTGCCAATTATTTAATCGGTTCATTGGCTTTCACAGATTTATTGGTATCAATATTAGTAATGCCTATTAGTATTGTATACACTGTAAGTCATTCGTGGAAATTTGGGCAGATTATTTGTGATATCTGGTTGTTATCTGATATTACCTGTTGTACGGCTTCCATACTTCATCTCTGTGTTATTGCCTTGGATAGATATTGGGCCATCACAGACGCACTGGAGTACACTAAACATCGTACAGCAGGTAGGGCTGCTATTATGATAGCTGTTGTATGGGTAATATCTATATGTATCTCCATCCCACCACTCTTTTGGAGACAAGCCAAAGCCCAAGAAGAACTTACTGACTGTTCTATCAATACAGATCAAATATCCTATACCATATACTCAACCTGTGGAGCATTCTATATACCAACAATATTGCTGATTATACTATATGGAAGAATATACGTAGCAGCAAGAACACGCATCCTCAGACCACCATCTATTTATGGAAAGAGGTTCACTACTGCTCAGTTAATAACTGGATCTACCGGGTCTTCCTTTTGCGCAGTCAATGCTGCCAATCCTCACAGTGGAGGAACTCCAGTATGTATAAATCACATCAAGATAAAGCTTGCGGGCAGTGTTCTAGAAAGGAAAAGATTGTCAGTAGCCAGGGAAAGGAAAGCCACAAAAACATTAGGAATTATTCTTGGAGCCTTCATAGTATGCTGGTTACCGTTCTTTGTAGTGTCCCTGGTCTTGCCTATTTGTAGAGATGCTTGCTGGTTTCATCCCTTGTTGTTTGACTTCTTTACTTGGCTGGGATATTTTAATTCGCTTATCAACCCTGTTATCTATACAGCCTTTAATGAGGATTTCAAACAAGCCTTCCAGAAGCTAATAAGGTTCAAGAAACTGACTTAA